The following coding sequences are from one Ornithorhynchus anatinus isolate Pmale09 chromosome 18, mOrnAna1.pri.v4, whole genome shotgun sequence window:
- the TTC4 gene encoding tetratricopeptide repeat protein 4, whose product MAASWRGQDGPEGPGQDGQDAMDALLDELKSRPYRGGFNRDTWEEEFDKIPMFMKKPPSEIDPTQHPDLACLQSMIFDDERPPEEQAKMYKDEGNDYFKDKDYQKASTSYSEGLKKSCDPDLRAVLFTNRAAAQFHLGNLRSALSDVSAARKLRPNHLKAIIRGALCHLELKNFAEAVSWCQEGLKLDSTEKKLLEVRTKADRLQRAGQRDARKAKLKEQKARVQREALLRAIQERDIKLLPLAAGEKEDDEEEEDEGGSLGVGPIPGATVSLGEDDRLTWPVLFLYPEHGQTDFISAFHEDSRFIDHLAVMFAGEPPPWDLEQKYQPSHLELYFEDDQRGEIYQLDVGSSLLQALQHPRYQVKAATPAFLVLVRRSPFCQNYLRGKKVHQPA is encoded by the exons ATGGCGGCATCATGGCGCGGGCAGgacgggccggaggggccggggcaggacgGGCAGGACGCCATGGACGCCCTCCTGGACGAATTGAAGAGCCGACCCTACCGGGGGGGCTTCAACCGGGACacgtgggaggag gagttCGATAAGATCCCAATGTTCATGAAGAAGCCGCCCTCCGAGATCGACCCCACCCAGCACCCCGACTTGGCCTGCCTGCAGTCCATGATCTTTGACGACGAGAGGCCTCCCGAAG AACAAGCCAAGATGTACAAGGATGAAGGCAACGACTACTTTAAGGACAAGGACTACCAGAAAGCGTCAACCTCATACTCCGAGGGGTTGAAGAAGAGCTGCGATCCAGACCTGAGAGCCGTCTTGTTCACCAACCGGGCAGCTGCACAGTTCCACCTAG GCAACCTACGCTCAGCCCTCAGTGATGTGTCTGCCGCCCGGAAACTCAGGCCCAACCATTTGAAAGCCATCATAAGAG GGGCCCTGTGCCACCTGGAATTGAAGAACTTTGCTGAGGCGGTCAGCTGGTGCCAGGAGGGGCTGAAGCTGGACTCCACAGAGAAGAAGCTTTTGGAAGTGAGAACCAAAGCTGACAGGTTACAG CGGGCTGGTCAGCGGGATGCCCGAAAAGCCAAGCTGAAGGAGCAGAAAGCACGCGTGCAGCGGGAGGCCCTGCTCAGAGCCATCCAG GAACGGGACATTAAGCTACTGCCCCTGGCCGCTGGCGAGAAGGaggacgatgaggaggaggaggatgaagggggcAGCCTGGGCGTCGGGCCTATCCCAGGGGCCACGGTCAGTTTAGGTGAGGATGACCGGCTGACCTGGCCCGTGCTGTTCCTCTACCCGGAGCACGGACAGACAGACTTCATCTCCGCCTTCCACGAGGACTCCAG GTTCATCGACCATCTGGCGGTGATGTTTGCCGGTGAGCCGCCTCCGTGGGACTTGGAGCAGAAGTACCAGCCCAGCCATTTGGAG TTGTACTTTGAGGATGACCAGAGGGGAGAGATATACCAGTTGGACGTTGGCAGCTCCCTGCTCCAGGCTCTCCAGCACCCAAG GTATCAGGTCAAAGCAGCCACCCCTGCGTTCCTGGTTCTGGTGCGGCGTTCCCCTTTCTGCCAGAACTACCTGCGGGGCAAGAAGGTGCACCAGCCAGCATGA